The window GGCCCTGGCCGTAGGTCGGCTGCTGGCCGTAGGACGACCGGCCCTGCTCGGTGGGGGCGCGCCAGTCCTGCTGATCGGTGCCCTGTCCGGAACCGGGTTGTCCCCAGCCCTGGTCACCGGAGCCGTACTGCGGTGCGGGCGGCGCACCCGCCTCCGGGGTCCCGCCGTACTGCGGGGCCGCCGGCTGACCGCCGGTGGGCTGATCGGCACGGGCGTCGTCCCCGCCGGTGGGCGGCGGGGTCCACTGCTGGGTGCCGTCGGACTCCTGCCCGCTGCCGGACCGACCCGGATCGTGTGGCGTGCTCATCGCGGACTCCCTCACCTCGTACCGAGAACCGTTCGGGCGCCGCATCGGCCCGCGGCGTCGTTCCTGCCGTCGTTGATCCAATCACGCTGCCCGCGACGCCAGCGTCCCAACCGCCGCAGTGCACCCGACGTCACCCTCCCGACCCGGGCCGGGCGAGGTCAGCTCGCCCCGAGGGCGACCACCCCGCGGCGGAGTTCCTTCACCGCGTCGCCGGCGACCTGGCCCACGGTGCCGTCGTCCACGCCCTGGAGCTGGTCGAGCAGGTCGATCACCTGACGGCACCACCGCACGAAGTCCCCGGCGGACAGCTCCGAGCCGGAGGCCGAGGCGATGGCCAGCGCCTGGGTCAGCGTGGATCCGTCGGCCCAGGCGGCGACGGCCGAGGCGAACCCGATGTCGGGCTCCCGGGTGGCCGGCAGGTTCGCCTCCCGTTCCAGACCGGCGATGCGGGACCAGATGCGCACCGTGTCGGCGATGGCCTCGGCCGCGGCGTTGCTGGGCATCCGCGGAGCCGCCGACACGTCCTGACGCGCCTCGAACACCAGCACCGACACCGTGGCGGCCAGATCGGCCGGTCCCAGCCCCGACCACGCCTCCGAGCGCAGGCACTCCGCCACCACCAGGTCGCTCTCGGACCAGATCCGGGACAGCTGCCGGCCGGCGTCGGTCAGTCGCGACCCCTGCAGGTAGCCCAGGGTGCGCAGCAGGCCGACGATGCGGTCCAGGGCGTTGCCCAGCGAGTCCTTGGCCGAGGAGACCTTCGCCGACAGCGCCCGGTTCTCGGCGAGGAGCTGCTCGCGCCGCCGCGCCCACTGCAGGTGCGCGTCCCGGTCGGCGCACCCGTGCACCGGATGGGTGCGGATGGCCACCCGCAACGCCCCGATCTCGGCGTCCTCGGACGAGTCGCGGCGCGGCCCACCCCGCGGCATGGCGATGCCCTGGGCCAGCAGCGTCGAGGCGATCTGCCGCCGGACCTCCGCCGAGCCGTGGTCGACGTGCTTGGGCAGCTTCACCCGGCCCAGCGTCGGCACGGGCCCGCGGAAGTCGGCGTTGGACAGCCGGCCGGCCCAGCGCTTCTCGGTGATCACCAGCGGCCGCGCGCTGCCGTCGGAGCTGACCCCCGGGTCGAGCACGACGGCCAGACCGGCGCGCCGGCCGCCGGGGACGGCCACGACGTCGCCCTTGCGCAACCGGGCGAGGTCGTCGTGGGTCTGGTTGCGACGCCGGGCGGCGCCGCCCCGGGCGGCGTCCTTCTCCAGCCGGGTCAGATCGTTGACCAGCCCGTAGTACTCCTCGACGTCACCGAGATGGCAGGCCATCGAACCGGAGTGGGCGGCGATCGCGTCCTCGTTGCGGCGCAGCTGGCGGGCCACCCCGACGACGGTCGCGTTGGCCTGGTACTGCGCGAAGGACTGCTCGAGCAGCTCACGGGCCTGCTGCGGGCCCATCCGGTCGAGCAGGTTGACGGCCATGTTGTAGCTGGGCCGGAACGACGAGCGCAGCGGGTAGAGGCGCTTGGAGGCCAGGCCGGCGACCGCGCGGGGGTCCATCCCCGGCGTCCACATGACCACCGCGTGGCCTTCGACGTCGATGCCACGGCGGCCGGCCCGCCCGGTGAGCTGGGTGTACTCCCCCGCGGTCAGGTCGACGTGGCCCTCGCCGTTGTACTTGACCAGCCGTTCCAGCACCACGGTGCGCGCGGGCATGTTGATGCCCAGCGCGAGGGTCTCGGTGGCGAACACCGCCTTGACCAGGCCCGCGACGAACAGCTCCTCGACGGTCTCCTTGAACGCCGGCAGCAACCCGGCGTGGTGCGCGGCGATGCCGCGCTCCAGCCCGTCGCGCCACTCCCAGTAGCCCAGGACGGCCAGGTCGGCCTCCGGCAGCTCGGCGGTGCGGCGGTCGATGACCGCCCGGATCTCGGCGCGCTGCGCCTCCGTGGTCAGCCGGAGCCCGGCGTGCAGGCATTGCTGGACGGCCGCGTCGCAGCCGGCCCGGGAGAAGATGAACGTGATGGCGGGGAGCAGGCCGTTGCCGTCCAACCGCTCGATGACGTCGGCCCGCGACACCGGCCGGAAGCTCTGCCGGCGCGGCTCGTACCGCCGGCCCGGGCCGCCGCCGCCGCTGAACCGGCCGTGCCGCGACTCCGCCTCCGACGCCGCCCGCGCCAGCGCCGGGTCGATGCGCGTCTGCTGGCCGGTCAGCTCGTTGTCCTTGGCCGAGGCGAACAGGTCGTACATCCGGCGGCCGACCATCATGTGCTGGAACAGCGGCACCGGCCGGTGCTCGTCGACGACGACGGTGGTGTGGCCGCGCACCTCCTGCAGCCAGGCGCCGAACTCCTCGGCGTTGCTCACCGTCGCCGACAGGCCCACCAGCTGCACCGACAGGTCGGTGTGCAGGATGACCTCCTCCCACACCGCGCCGCGGAACTTGTCGGCCAGGTAGTGGATCTCGTCCATCACCACCGACGTGAGGCCGTCCAGATCGGGCGAGTCCGCGTACAGCATGTTGCGCAGCACCTCGGTGGTCAT is drawn from Nakamurella deserti and contains these coding sequences:
- a CDS encoding DEAD/DEAH box helicase; protein product: MSTEPDVELSPAERFQRSRQRARFADLTEFTAGLSFSLDPFQRTACEALEQGQGVLVCAPTGAGKTIVGEFAVFRALQHGGKCFYTTPIKALSNQKYADLVARHGAQHVGLLTGDTSVNSHAPIVVMTTEVLRNMLYADSPDLDGLTSVVMDEIHYLADKFRGAVWEEVILHTDLSVQLVGLSATVSNAEEFGAWLQEVRGHTTVVVDEHRPVPLFQHMMVGRRMYDLFASAKDNELTGQQTRIDPALARAASEAESRHGRFSGGGGPGRRYEPRRQSFRPVSRADVIERLDGNGLLPAITFIFSRAGCDAAVQQCLHAGLRLTTEAQRAEIRAVIDRRTAELPEADLAVLGYWEWRDGLERGIAAHHAGLLPAFKETVEELFVAGLVKAVFATETLALGINMPARTVVLERLVKYNGEGHVDLTAGEYTQLTGRAGRRGIDVEGHAVVMWTPGMDPRAVAGLASKRLYPLRSSFRPSYNMAVNLLDRMGPQQARELLEQSFAQYQANATVVGVARQLRRNEDAIAAHSGSMACHLGDVEEYYGLVNDLTRLEKDAARGGAARRRNQTHDDLARLRKGDVVAVPGGRRAGLAVVLDPGVSSDGSARPLVITEKRWAGRLSNADFRGPVPTLGRVKLPKHVDHGSAEVRRQIASTLLAQGIAMPRGGPRRDSSEDAEIGALRVAIRTHPVHGCADRDAHLQWARRREQLLAENRALSAKVSSAKDSLGNALDRIVGLLRTLGYLQGSRLTDAGRQLSRIWSESDLVVAECLRSEAWSGLGPADLAATVSVLVFEARQDVSAAPRMPSNAAAEAIADTVRIWSRIAGLEREANLPATREPDIGFASAVAAWADGSTLTQALAIASASGSELSAGDFVRWCRQVIDLLDQLQGVDDGTVGQVAGDAVKELRRGVVALGAS